The Edaphobacter flagellatus sequence GAGGTTGGTGGTCGCGTAATCCCGGATCGGAGTAAAGATCAGGCCGCCGACGCCGACTTCGGCAAAGGGGTTAAAGTTCCTGTAGCTGCGGAAGTTATACACATAGGCACCCGTGATCTCCTGCTGGCGGGTATGAATCCGCACATTGGGAAGGAAGCTGGTGCTGTAGCGGGTCGAATACTGCGCAAAGGAGTAGTTCAGCTCCAGCGCACTGCGCGGCGTGAGCATGTAACGATAGCTGCCCAGAAAGCCGATGGTGCTCGATGCGTTCGCCTGTACTGCATTGCCATTTACCTGAGGCGCAAAAGTTCCAATCACGCTTACGCTGGCGTCCTGCCGGCTCTCCTGCGCATACCCAGCGGAAGCCAGCAGCATCAGCGCACCCAACAACATCGTTTTCTTCATTCTTCGCTTGATCCCTTCAAAATCATCCAGACCGGCCCCGGGGTAAACCCGCAAAGTGCTGAGCCATCTTTTGCCGTGCCTTCATTGTAACCGCACAGAACATGCCCGGTGGGCGTTGGACGAAGAAAGACCGGCAGAGGTAAGCTCTGCCGGTCCTGTCTTTTGGAGATCGGTGACGAATTTACTGCGGAGGAGGAGGCGGATTTCCGCCCTGGCCGCGCTCTTTCATTCTGTCTTTCATCTCGGCGAGCATGGCGTCGTACTTCGTCTTCTGATCG is a genomic window containing:
- a CDS encoding porin family protein yields the protein MKKTMLLGALMLLASAGYAQESRQDASVSVIGTFAPQVNGNAVQANASSTIGFLGSYRYMLTPRSALELNYSFAQYSTRYSTSFLPNVRIHTRQQEITGAYVYNFRSYRNFNPFAEVGVGGLIFTPIRDYATTNLDTKQNTNIGALFGAGVAYELSPSWDVRVQYRGFFVKTPDFGLTNFKTNRWEVVSMPAVGIAYHF